The following are from one region of the Melopsittacus undulatus isolate bMelUnd1 chromosome 24 unlocalized genomic scaffold, bMelUnd1.mat.Z SUPER_24_unloc_1, whole genome shotgun sequence genome:
- the LOC117438077 gene encoding DNA-directed RNA polymerase II subunit RPB9 isoform X1, with protein sequence MRGAAMETDGAYEPGFVGIRFCQECNNMLYPKEDKENRILLYACRNCDYQQEADNSCIYVNKITHEVDELTQIIADVSQDPTLPRTEDHPCQKCGHKEAVFFQSHSARAEDAMRLYYVCTAPHCGHRWTE encoded by the exons ATGCGCGGAGCGGCCATGGAGACGGACGGGGCCTACGAGCCGGGGTTCGTGGGGATCCGGTTCTGCCAAGAGTG CAACAACATGCTGTACCCCAAGGAGGACAAGGAGAACCGGATCCTGCTCTATGCC tGCCGCAACTGTGACTACCAGCAAGAGGCTGACAACAGCTGCATCTATGTCAACAAGATCACCCATGAAGTGGA tgagCTCACCCAGATCATTGCGGACGTGTCCCAGGACCCCACATTGCCCCGAACTGAGGATCACCCCTGCCAGAA ATGCGGCCACAAAGAAGCCGTTTTCTTCCAGTCCCACAGCGCCAGAGCTGAG GATGCCATGAGGCTCTACTACGTCTGCACTGCACCCCACTGCGGCCACCGCTGGACTGAGtga
- the LOC117438077 gene encoding DNA-directed RNA polymerase II subunit RPB9 isoform X2, producing the protein MRGAAMETDGAYEPGNNMLYPKEDKENRILLYACRNCDYQQEADNSCIYVNKITHEVDELTQIIADVSQDPTLPRTEDHPCQKCGHKEAVFFQSHSARAEDAMRLYYVCTAPHCGHRWTE; encoded by the exons ATGCGCGGAGCGGCCATGGAGACGGACGGGGCCTACGAGCCGGG CAACAACATGCTGTACCCCAAGGAGGACAAGGAGAACCGGATCCTGCTCTATGCC tGCCGCAACTGTGACTACCAGCAAGAGGCTGACAACAGCTGCATCTATGTCAACAAGATCACCCATGAAGTGGA tgagCTCACCCAGATCATTGCGGACGTGTCCCAGGACCCCACATTGCCCCGAACTGAGGATCACCCCTGCCAGAA ATGCGGCCACAAAGAAGCCGTTTTCTTCCAGTCCCACAGCGCCAGAGCTGAG GATGCCATGAGGCTCTACTACGTCTGCACTGCACCCCACTGCGGCCACCGCTGGACTGAGtga
- the LOC117438072 gene encoding LOW QUALITY PROTEIN: tubulin-folding cofactor B-like (The sequence of the model RefSeq protein was modified relative to this genomic sequence to represent the inferred CDS: deleted 2 bases in 1 codon), whose translation MKAVSGPGAGTGAGTGNGACTGAGSVLLSVSSSLTARRAPKRYSTGITVAELKCKLELVVGSPASCMELELYGTDDELLGRLDCDEALLGSYELWDGCRVHVIDRSGARIGEYEDVSQVEKYEMTESDYDKRPAYGVTHSLWGNTYSLWGNTYSLWGNTYSLWGNTQPSRRGTVMYVGQTDFKPGHWVGVRYDEPLGKHDGSVGSRRYFECIPKYGAFVKPQSVTPGDFPEEELGLEEEEL comes from the exons ATGAAGGCCGTGTCGGGGCCTGGGGCCGGTACCGGGGCCGGTACCGGTAACGGGGCCTGTACCGGGGCCGGGTCCGTGTTGTTGTCCGTCAGCAGCAGCCTCACGGCCCGCAGGGCTCCCAAGCGGTACAGCACCGGGATCACTGTGGCCGAGCTCAAG TGCAAGCTGGAGCTGGTGGTGGGCAGCCCGGCctcctgcatggagctggaGCTCTATGGCACCGACGATGAGCTCCTGGGGCGGCTGGACTGCGATGAGGCCCTACTGGGATCCTATGAGCtgtgggatggatgcagggtgcAC GTTATTGACCGCAGCGGCGCTCGCATTGGGGAGTATGAGGACGTGTCCCAGGTGGAGAAGTATGAGATGACAGAGAGTGACTATGACAAGAGACCAG CCTATGGGGTAACACACAGCCTATGGGGTAACACATACAGCCTATGGGGTAACACATACAGCCTATGGGGTAACACATACAGCCTATGGGGTAACACACAGCCCAGCCGGAGGGGGACGGTCATGTATGTGG GACAAACTGACTTCAAGCCAGGCCACTGGGTGGGGGTGCGCTACGATGAGCCCCTGGGCAAGCACGACGGCAG TGTCGGTTCCCGACGTTACTTCGAGTGTATT CCCAAATACGGAGCCTTCGTCAAGCCCCAAAGCGTCACCCCCGGAGACTTCCCGGAGGAGGAGCTGggcctggaggaggaggagcttTGA